In bacterium 336/3, the following proteins share a genomic window:
- a CDS encoding methylmalonyl-CoA carboxyltransferase — MPMNSGKTKSEKYEVLRQKNEEALLAGGADKIVSQHKKGKLTARERIDLLLDEGSFEEIGKFVMHRTKDFGMDKQHFLGDGVITGYGTVNGRLIYVFSQDFTVFGGSLSEAYAEKICKIMDLAMKNGAPVIGLNDSGGARIQEGVVSLAGYADIFYKNTLASGVIPQLSAIMGPCAGGAVYSPAITDFILMTENTSYMFVTGPNVVKTVTHEDVSSEDLGGASAHSTKSGVTHFSCANEIDTIQHIKKLLSYMPQNCEEDTPMVAYETTGDESRPSLDDIIPDNPNQPYDMREIIETVADEGSFLEVHKNFAENIVVGFARLGGRSIGIVGNQPAVLAGVLDINASIKAARFVRFCDSFNIPLLVFEDVPGFLPGTDQEWHGIITHGAKLLYAFCEATVPRITVITRKAYGGAYDVMNSKHIGADMNYAWPTAEIAVMGAKGAAEIIFKKEISEAENPETKLQEKVDEYEKKFANPYRAAFRGYIDEVIMPSQTRKKLIKAFKMLENKVAVLPKKKHGNIPL, encoded by the coding sequence AAATAGTTTCACAACATAAAAAAGGCAAATTAACAGCTCGTGAGCGTATAGATTTATTATTAGATGAAGGTTCTTTTGAAGAAATCGGAAAGTTTGTAATGCACAGAACCAAAGATTTTGGAATGGATAAGCAACATTTCTTAGGAGATGGGGTTATCACGGGTTATGGAACAGTTAATGGACGTTTGATATATGTTTTTTCGCAAGATTTTACTGTATTTGGAGGCTCTCTTTCAGAAGCTTATGCTGAAAAAATTTGTAAAATCATGGATTTAGCCATGAAAAATGGAGCTCCTGTGATTGGACTCAACGATTCAGGTGGAGCAAGAATTCAGGAAGGGGTTGTATCATTGGCTGGTTATGCTGATATTTTTTACAAAAACACTTTGGCTTCAGGAGTAATTCCACAACTTTCTGCCATTATGGGTCCTTGTGCTGGTGGTGCAGTATATTCACCAGCCATCACAGATTTTATTTTGATGACAGAAAACACTTCATATATGTTTGTTACAGGACCTAATGTGGTTAAAACTGTAACTCATGAAGATGTAAGTTCTGAAGATTTGGGTGGTGCTTCTGCTCATAGTACAAAATCTGGTGTTACACATTTCTCTTGTGCCAACGAAATAGATACTATTCAGCATATCAAAAAACTTCTTTCGTATATGCCTCAAAATTGCGAAGAAGATACTCCTATGGTAGCTTATGAGACTACGGGCGATGAATCTAGACCTTCTTTGGATGATATTATCCCTGATAATCCTAATCAGCCTTACGATATGCGAGAAATCATTGAAACAGTAGCAGATGAAGGTAGCTTTTTAGAAGTTCATAAAAATTTTGCTGAAAATATTGTGGTTGGCTTTGCTCGTTTAGGTGGCAGAAGTATTGGAATTGTAGGCAACCAACCTGCTGTACTTGCAGGTGTTTTGGATATCAATGCAAGTATCAAGGCTGCTCGCTTTGTTCGTTTTTGTGATAGCTTTAATATTCCTTTACTTGTGTTTGAAGATGTCCCCGGCTTTTTACCTGGTACAGATCAAGAGTGGCATGGTATCATCACACATGGAGCGAAACTATTGTATGCTTTTTGCGAAGCTACTGTTCCAAGAATCACAGTCATTACCCGCAAAGCTTATGGTGGAGCTTATGATGTGATGAACTCTAAACACATTGGAGCAGACATGAATTATGCTTGGCCTACTGCCGAAATTGCTGTAATGGGTGCAAAAGGTGCTGCTGAAATCATTTTCAAGAAAGAAATTTCAGAAGCAGAAAATCCTGAAACCAAACTTCAGGAAAAAGTAGATGAGTATGAGAAGAAATTTGCAAACCCTTATAGAGCAGCTTTCAGGGGCTACATTGATGAAGTAATTATGCCATCACAAACACGCAAAAAATTAATCAAAGCATTTAAAATGCTTGAAAACAAAGTGGCTGTATTACCTAAAAAGAAACATGGAAATATTCCTTTATAA
- a CDS encoding DNA ligase — MNSQEAKNRIEELSQKINYYNDKYYQEHISEISDYDFDILLEELVRLEGQFPEYKTPDSPTLRVGGGITKEFASVKHKYPMLSLGNTYSEQEVRDFDERVKKFLNTQDDIEYVCEMKFDGVSMSLTYENGILKQAVTRGDSVQGDDVTTNIKTIKTIPLKLKSGDYPTNFEVRGEVFMSKQNFEKLNKDREDIGETLYANPRNTASGTVKLQDSAEVARRGLDCFLYFLLGENLPYPSHSEALEALSKWGFQVSDTYKKCKNIEEVLEYIKAWEQKRHTLPVETDGAVIKVNNFSKQEELGLTAKSPRWAIAFKYKAESVGTLLQEITYQVGRTGAVTPVAELKPVQLAGTTVKRASLHNANEIERLGLRIGDTVFVEKGGEIIPKVTGVDLTKRPVSSIPLIYIQNCPECNTTLVRKEGEALHYCPNEKGCPPQIKGKIEHFVQRKAMDISSLGEKIIEQLYNAGLIKNFADLYDLKQNQLEALDRMGEKSATKIIKNVEESKMIPFERVLFALGIRFVGATVAKKLADYFENIDSLSQATLEMLTQVPEIGDRIAQSVVEYFAEPDSQDIVKRLKASGLSLVTQKQAVEQKGTSLAGKTFVVSGVFSQFSREGIEGEIEAHGGKLLSGVSGKLDYLVAGDKMGPSKLEKAQKLGIKIISEEDFIKMIS; from the coding sequence ATGAACTCTCAAGAAGCTAAAAATAGAATAGAAGAACTTTCTCAGAAAATTAATTATTACAACGATAAATACTATCAAGAACATATATCAGAAATATCTGATTATGATTTTGATATACTTTTAGAAGAATTAGTACGTCTAGAAGGTCAGTTTCCAGAATATAAGACACCTGATTCGCCCACTTTGCGTGTAGGAGGGGGCATTACTAAAGAGTTTGCTTCTGTAAAACATAAATATCCTATGCTTTCTTTGGGTAATACATACTCAGAGCAAGAAGTAAGAGATTTTGATGAACGTGTCAAGAAGTTTTTAAATACACAAGACGATATTGAATATGTTTGTGAGATGAAATTTGATGGCGTTTCGATGAGCCTTACCTATGAAAATGGCATCTTGAAACAAGCTGTTACACGTGGAGATAGTGTACAAGGAGATGACGTAACTACCAATATTAAAACGATTAAAACAATTCCACTCAAACTCAAATCAGGCGATTATCCCACCAATTTTGAGGTACGTGGAGAGGTTTTTATGTCCAAACAAAATTTTGAGAAACTTAATAAAGACAGAGAGGATATAGGCGAAACTTTATATGCCAATCCAAGAAATACAGCCTCAGGTACAGTAAAATTGCAAGATTCTGCTGAAGTAGCTCGTCGTGGTTTAGATTGCTTCTTATATTTTTTATTGGGAGAGAATCTACCTTATCCTTCTCATTCAGAAGCTTTAGAAGCATTAAGCAAATGGGGGTTTCAGGTTTCTGACACTTATAAAAAATGTAAAAATATAGAGGAAGTTTTAGAATACATCAAAGCTTGGGAACAGAAACGCCATACATTGCCCGTAGAAACTGATGGAGCTGTTATCAAAGTGAATAATTTTTCTAAACAGGAAGAACTTGGTCTTACAGCAAAATCTCCTCGTTGGGCTATTGCTTTCAAATATAAAGCAGAAAGTGTAGGAACACTTTTACAAGAAATTACTTATCAGGTAGGCAGGACAGGAGCTGTAACACCCGTAGCAGAACTAAAACCTGTACAATTGGCAGGAACAACCGTCAAAAGAGCCTCATTACACAACGCCAATGAGATTGAACGTTTAGGCTTACGTATTGGTGATACTGTTTTTGTTGAAAAAGGTGGTGAAATTATACCCAAAGTAACAGGTGTTGATTTAACAAAACGTCCTGTAAGTAGCATTCCTTTGATTTATATTCAAAATTGTCCTGAATGTAATACAACTTTGGTACGCAAGGAGGGTGAAGCATTGCATTATTGCCCTAACGAAAAAGGTTGTCCACCTCAAATCAAAGGTAAAATTGAGCATTTTGTTCAGCGAAAAGCTATGGATATCAGCAGTTTGGGCGAAAAAATTATTGAACAATTATACAATGCAGGTTTAATCAAAAATTTTGCTGATTTATATGATTTAAAGCAAAACCAACTAGAAGCATTGGATAGAATGGGAGAGAAATCAGCTACGAAAATCATCAAGAATGTAGAGGAATCGAAAATGATTCCATTTGAAAGAGTTTTATTTGCTTTGGGTATTCGTTTTGTAGGAGCAACTGTTGCAAAAAAATTAGCTGATTACTTTGAAAATATAGATTCTTTATCGCAAGCCACTCTAGAAATGCTCACTCAAGTGCCTGAAATTGGAGATAGAATAGCACAAAGTGTTGTAGAATATTTTGCCGAACCTGATAGTCAAGACATTGTGAAACGGTTAAAAGCCTCTGGCTTAAGTTTGGTTACTCAAAAGCAAGCAGTAGAGCAAAAGGGGACAAGTTTAGCAGGCAAAACTTTTGTGGTTTCGGGTGTTTTCAGCCAATTTAGCAGAGAGGGTATTGAAGGTGAAATTGAAGCACATGGAGGCAAATTGCTTTCTGGAGTTTCAGGGAAATTAGATTATTTGGTAGCAGGTGATAAAATGGGCCCTTCTAAACTTGAAAAAGCTCAGAAATTGGGTATCAAAATTATCTCAGAGGAAGATTTTATTAAAATGATTTCTTAA